A region of Silurus meridionalis isolate SWU-2019-XX chromosome 13, ASM1480568v1, whole genome shotgun sequence DNA encodes the following proteins:
- the LOC124395904 gene encoding LOW QUALITY PROTEIN: extracellular calcium-sensing receptor-like (The sequence of the model RefSeq protein was modified relative to this genomic sequence to represent the inferred CDS: inserted 1 base in 1 codon) translates to MNGDFVIGGIFTFHHYTRTQQMTYTRLPSPTQCYGIDFREVRFARAMEFTIHEINNRTDLLXGITLGYQIHDSCATVPLAIRVAFQLANGFEPVFNDTSSCSEYATATVPAVIGDSTSTQSISIARMLGLFGIPQVSHYATCACLSDKSQYPTFFRTIPSDQHQAAALARMVKHFGWTWIGAVRSDSDYGNYGMASFLKAAQVEGICVEYSESYYRTQPRSKLENVANVIRRSTARVIIAFMASGDIKILLQELSQQPPPPLQWIGSETWITDPDILKYNMCAAAIGFGVPQSVIPGFREFLLDLTPNKALQSPLLTEFWESSFNCYLKGRTGVLEGVQECDGTEDISMLQNPYLDTSQLRITNMVYKATYAIAHAIHGLICNGTQCDKSITFSPWQILNQLKLVNFTTNNGFQVMFDSNGDPPAVYELINWQYTKNGALDFVTVGQYDSSRPRGQEFRMSKNISWVGGQTEVPVSVCSESCPPGTRKAVQKRRPVCCYDCIPCAEGEISNRTDSLDCLRCPPEFWPNTKRDSCLPKPVEFLSWDETLGIILTVFSITGAFMAVCVGAVFYKHRASPIVKANNSELSFLLLFSLTLCFLCSLTFIGQPSEWSCVLRHTAFGITFVLCISCVLGKTIVVLMAFRATLPGSNVMKWFGPPQQRLSVISFTLIQILICVLWLKMSPPFPFKNIKHYKEKIILECGLGSAIGFWAVLGYIGFLALLCFILAFLARKLPDQFNEAKFITFSMLIFCAVWITFIPAYVSSPGKFTVAVEIFAILASSFGLIICIFAPKCFIIIFRPDQNTKKHLMGKAQSKDL, encoded by the exons ATGAATGGAGACTTTGTGATCGGAgggatttttacatttcatcatTACACAAGAACACAGCAAATGACTTACACCAGGCTTCCATCCCCAACACAGTGCTATGG CATTGACTTCAGAGAAGTGCGTTTTGCCCGTGCCATGGAGTTTACCATCCATGAGATCAACAATAGAACAGATCTCC CCGGTATTACCTTAGGTTATCAGATACATGACTCGTGTGCTACTGTGCCATTGGCAATCAGAGTTGCGTTTCAGCTTGCTAATGGTTTTGAGCCAGTTTTCAATGATACTTCTTCTTGTTCTGAATATGCAACTGCAACTGTACCTGCTGTCATAGGAGATTCTACTTCCACACAGTCAATCAGCATTGCCAGAATGCTTGGTCTTTTCGGAATTCCACAG GTGAGTCACTATGCGACCTGTGCATGTCTGAGTGATAAGAGTCAGTATCCCACCTTCTTTAGGACCATTCCTAGTGACCAACACCAGGCAGCAGCACTGGCACGAATGGTCAAGCACTTTGGCTGGACGTGGATTGGAGCAGTTCGTAGTGACTCAGATTATGGAAACTATGGAATGGCATCATTTTTGAAGGCTGCACAGGTGGAGGGGATCTGCGTGGAATACTCCGAGTCTTACTACAGGACACAGCCACGCAGTAAACTGGAGAATGTAGCAAATGTCATCCGTAGATCCACAGCCCGGGTTATAATAGCGTTTATGGCATCAGGCGACATAAAGATTCTTTTACAAGAGCTTTCACAACAGCCACCACCTCCGCTTCAGTGGATTGGAAGCGAAACATGGATCACTGATCCTGATATTTTAAAGTATAACATGTGTGCTGCTGCAATAGGGTTTGGGGTTCCCCAGTCAGTTATTCCTGGCTTTCGTGAGTTTCTCCTAGACCTGACTCCAAACAAAGCATTACAATCACCCTTATTAACAGAATTCTGGGAAAGTTCTTTCAACTGTTACCTTAAAGGTAGAACAGGTGTCTTAGAAGGTGTGCAAGAATGTGACGGCACCGAGGACATTTCTATGCTCCAGAACCCGTATTTAGACACGTCCCAGCTGCGCATCACGAACATGGTGTACAAAGCAACATATGCCATAGCACATGCCATCCATGGTCTGATTTGTAATGGCACACAATGCGATAAGAGCATAACATTTTCACCATGGCAG ATACTCAATCAACTGAAACTAGTGAACTTTACTACAAATAACGGGTTTCAGGTCATGTTTGATTCTAATGGAGACCCTCCAGCCGTCTATGAACTCATAAACTGGCAGTATACGAAAAATGGTGCTTTGGATTTTGTGACAGTGGGTCAGTATGACTCATCCAGACCAAGAGGACAGGAGTTCAGAATGAGCAAAAACATCAGCTGGGTTGGAGGACAGACTGAG GTACCAGTGTCTGTGTGCAGTGAAAGCTGTCCTCCAGGAACCAGGAAAGCTGTACAGAAACGAAGGCCTGTCTGCTGTTATGACTGTATACCATGTGCTGAAGGAGAAATCAGTAACAGAACAG ACTCATTGGATTGTTTGCGCTGCCCTCCTGAGTTTTGGCCCAACACCAAGCGAGACAGCTGCCTTCCCAAACCTGTTGAATTCTTGTCCTGGGATGAAACTCTGGGCATCATCCTAACAGTATTTTCTATCACTGGGGCCttcatggctgtgtgtgtgggagCTGTGTTTTACAAGCACAGGGCATCTCCTATAGTTAAAGCTAACAATTCTGAACTGAGCTTTCTGTTGCTCTTCTCTTTAACTCTGTGTTTCCTCTGTTCACTTACATTCATTGGTCAGCCTTCTGAGTGGTCCTGTGTATTGCGCCACACAGCATTTGGGATCACTTTTGTCCTTTGCATCTCTTGTGTTCTGGGAAAAACTATAGTGGTCTTAATGGCCTTCAGAGCTACACTTCCAGGTAGTAATGTCATGAAATGGTTTGGGCCTCCACAACAGAGACTCAGTGtgatttcttttactttaataCAAATCCTCATTTGTGTGCTGTGGTTAAAAATGTCACctccttttccttttaaaaatataaaacactacaAGGAAAAAATAATCCTAGAATGTGGTTTAGGCTCAGCTATAGGATTTTGGGCTGTACTGGGATATATAGGTTTCCTTgcacttttgtgttttattttggctTTTCTAGCCCGAAAGCTGCCTGACCAGTTCAATGAAGCGAAATTCATCACTTTCAGCATGCTGATATTCTGTGCAGTTTGGATCACCTTTATTCCAGCTTATGTCAGCTCTCCTGGAAAATTCACTGTAGCTGTGGAGATCTTTGCAATTCTAGCCTCCAGCTTTGGATTGATTATTTGCATTTTCGCTCCCAaatgtttcattattatttttcggCCTGATCAAAATACCAAGAAACACCTCATGGGAAAGGCACAGTCGAAGGATCTCTAA